The Comamonas endophytica sequence AATGAAAGCACGCAAGTCCGAAACAACGTCTTTGCCTCCGTTGTCATCTGAGATGCGCATGTGCAGGAAGTTGCGCACATTGGGCTCGAAATCTGGGCCACCATAGCGGTCAAACGAGCGCGTCTCAATGATGCGGTAGTCGCCCCAGCGTTTGCTATGCCCTTCATAGCCCGGCTGGAAGAAAGTGGCCACGCGGCCCACCGCTGAGTGGGGCGTACAGTAACCAGATGCCTCGTTTGGATACACGGCCTCTGTGGAGCTCAAACGAAACTCTAAGCGGCCCTTCAACTCCGTTTCGATGACCACCGTTTTTGCATAGGCATTTCGTCGAAGTTGCTTGTATAAGGACGTGCTGGAATGCGACACGTACCCGCTTGTGTCCGCGAAACCACCTAAAGCATTGAGGTTCTGATCGTCGAAGATCATCCGGTCGGCGTAGTCGATCACGCCTTCCAGAACGGTGATCTCTTCTGCGCTGTATTCGCGCTTATCGTTATCGGTCAGAGCCATGTTTCTCCCATTGTTCGGTCTCAAATGCTATCTGTTAGGCTTTTGATGCGCTGGGCGGCGGCGGAGGGCAGCTGTCAACCACCGGTTGACGCCTGAGTCCACCTCGCCAATTCCGGCTACGTTGATACGGCATCCCCGCATCACAGGCTTCGTACTTGCTTGATGCCGTGCTGTTCTAGGATGGCAGCCAGATTGCTCTTGGCGACATCGTTCTCAAACGCACCGTCGCGGAAAACAACGGTGATGTCACCAGCGGTGTCTTGTGCCTCTCGCCACGCGGCGATGCCCAAGGCCAAGTGCTCGGCGTCGGCCACTGAAATGTGCTCATCCAAGCACGTCATTAAAGTGCCTCCGCCTACGCTTTGTACAACCTTGCCCGAGACTTCACGTTGTTCAATCGGAACGCAAAGATCTATTCCGAGTTTAAGCAGTACTTCGTAAAGTATGTCTTCCCTTGAGCGACCGGGCTCGATGTGTTCTACGTTCGCCAGCAGTGATCCAGCTAAATCATTTGTATTCGGATTCCAAGACCGAATGTTGGAATCAGCAAGCCGGAAATACCGAAACCCGAGATCTCCGCCAAACATGGGATTCGCCTCATGCAATGATCGTCCTACTCGACGTAGTCGTTCACTCGTTATATCGGCGATTGTTTCCATCTCACCATTGATTTGTGGAAGTTTTTCTGGAAGCTGAACTAGCAAAAATCTTCGGTTTCCGCCATCTTCGAGATTTGCATTGAAAACAGCGTGGCCAGTCGTTCCAGACCCCGCGAAAAAATCGAGAACGAGATCATTCTCGTTGCTAACCGTAGCCAGTCTGAGCATTCGGTCAATTAGCTTTGTGGGCTTTGGCGTGTCAAAGGATTCACTTTCCGGAAAAATGGACCTCAACTCGTTCTTAGATGTCCTGTTGCTACCTACGTCCTCTTTCCTCCAGAGCGTCCTAGGCGTGAGGTCGGCGACCTCCGAAAGGTACCGTTTAATGCTTGGTCGAGCATCTTTTTTCGGGCCCCACCAAACCCTACCATCTGCATTGAGTTCGCGCAGCCTCTCTTCGGAAACACGCCAAAATCGGCCGGGTGGAGGTGAGAAGTGGCGACCAGTAGGGCCCGCAATTGTGTATTGCCCTTTTGAGTAAGGTTTGTTGGCAAAAGGGTCGCCTGGAATCCATTCTCCCCTTGGGTCAGCATCTGGATTTGAGTAGATGGAATTTGCCTCTTCTGTACGTGGCAATCTGCGCGGTGACCATTCAGGATTCTTTGAATAAACAAGAACGAAGTCATGATCTTCAGAGAATTGCCGAGCGGTGTTGCGGGGCGAGTCAGCTTTCTCCCAAATCACAGTAGCAGCGAAATTTTCTGAACCAAAGACCTCGTCCATCACAACCCGAAGGTGGTGTACCTCTCGATCACCAATAGAGATGAAGATTGAGCCGTCGGGATGCAGGAGACTCCGTGCAAGCTTCAAGCGCGGGTAGATCATGTTCAACCAGTCGGTATGGAATCGGCCGCTGGTGTCCGAATTGCTACTGATTTTCTGGCCGCCTTCTCTCTGGCCTGTGAGTTCCAGATAGCTCTTAATACTGTCTTGAAAGTTGTCCGGGTAGACAAAATCCTGTCCGGTGTTATATGGCGGGTCGATGTAGATCAGTTTGACCTTGCCCGCGTAGCTCTTTTGCAGTAACTTTAATACTTCAAGGTTGTCACCCTCAATCATCAGGTTCTGAGTGGTGTCCCAGTTCACGCTCTCTTCGGGGCAAGGGCGTAACGTGCCGGTGCTGGGCGTCAATGCGATCTGCCGCGCTCGGCGCTTGCCATGCCAATTGAGGCCATACTTTTCTTCTGAGTCTGCAGCGGTAGCATCGCCAATCAAGCTTTTCAGTACCTCGACGTTGAGCGTCGCTGTAGTCTTGCCGCCTTGGGTGGTTTCAGTCAACAGTTCGGGGAACAAAGCCTTGAGTTTGGCGATATTGTCGGTCATGAGGTCGGCACTTTGCGCTTCTGGCGAGTGCGCCTCGATCTTTTGTATTGTCATGTTGGTATTCTCTCGGTATTCGTCGGTTCAGGGCTGCTCAGGCGTCTTGAGGGCCGCCCATCTGGCGGTCGAACGACTGGCGAATCAGGCCCATCACGTAAGGCAGTTCATCCACATTGCTCAAGCCAATTTCCACATCACCATTGCCCCAGCGCCCAATGTTGGATATATCGCGACACAAGCCCTTGGGGTCTTCAATGTCGTCAATGCTTAGGTTGAGCACCAGCAGAAGGCGCTTGGCTTGGGGTACCACATCGACAAAATTCGTCTCGGCCTTGTAGGCCACGTAGAGCTTCAAGAATTCTTCGCTGACGCACGGGTCCAGCGCCACTACTGATTTGCGCAGCATCTCGAACAGTTCGCGCATGGGGCCGGTGGTCAGGTGGGCATGGTCCGTCACGCTGTATTGTTGACCGGGTTGGGCAGTTGCGGGCCGATAGGCATCGAGCACGTCGTTTGCTAGTTGTGGTGCAGCCCATATTTTGGTGGCATCAACGGCCAAGCGGTCGGCACGGGTTTTGATGGCAGCTTCGTCCCACGTGTTGACTTTGCCAAGCCCAAAGTTCAGCTTTAGCGGACTGTGGGCAAAGCCAACTGGGTTGCCGTCCTTATCGGTGACTTGATCGCGTTTGTAGGCGAAGGGGCGATCGCTGTATTCGCTGTTGTACCCCGTCAGCGTGAGGTTGCCCAAGGTGTGCAGCCAGTCCTTCTGAACGCGCTGCCAGTCTGTCCCCAGCTCGGTTTGCCATTCCTTGGATAGCGCATCGTTTTGCGGAAGGATGTGTTCGATGGTGTAGTCCTCCACCATCACACGCTCTTTGCGGCCGTGGTTTTCAAAACGGCGCAGCCAGTAGCTCCGGCTGCGGAAGTTGTAGAGGTCGCGGACCTTCACTTCGCGTTGGAATTCGTCGTCGCCGGGGAAGCGGCGGTACGACGGCAGCAGCAGGAATGCCGCCTGCACGCTTTCAAGGTAGCGGTCTTTCTTGAGCGTGCGGCTCATGCCCGCAAAGGTCTTGTTCAGCGAGTTCGTGGGGATGGCACAGATGGCACGGCGGAACACATAGCTTTCAATCAAGCGCACGATGCGCAGCACTTCGTCGCTGGTCAGGCGGCCTTGCTTGTAGTCGTGATATACATCGAGCAGGAAGGGGTAGGCAACGTCTACCTTCAGTTCGCGTAGGTCATGGAAAGCCTGTTTGAGCGCGGCATCGCTCTCGGTGCCTAACGCCATGGCGCAGTAGTAGGACGCATAGGCGTGGATGTCAGCCACCAAGTCGCGGGTATCGCCCTTGAGCCCACGCGCGAAGCCCTTGAACGCCACGTAGACCTCGCGCACGTTCGGAATATCGCCGGTCTTGGCCGTCAGGTAGTGGCGCATGAATGCGTCGAAGTGCACCACGTAGGCTGCTTGGCCAAATGCCCGCTCCATGGGGCGCCAGTAGGTTTTGTACAGCTCGGTTTGCAGCTTGGGTTCAAGGCCCATCAAGATGTAATTGCGGATGAGGTCTGCCTGGCTGAGTTCCAGTCCGGTGGAGTTCATACTTTCAAAGATCAGCTGCGGATTGTCTTGGGCGCGGTCCAGCGAAACGTCCACGATCACAAGTTTGGCAAGGCCTTGGCAGATGGCTTCCAGCTCGCCTTGGTTGGCAGCGATCAGCTCTTGGAACAAGGCGTAGTTCTCAGTGATGCGGCTGCTGGTCTCAGCGGGCATGGGGGTGTTCTGCAGGATCGCCAGCAGCGTCTCTTTGTCTGTTTCAGACAAGATCAGCTTGAAGTGGCGTTCACCGTCTTCGTCTGGGTTTAACAGGTAGTAGTTGCGAAGCTTCTTGTTCGAGAAGGCTTCCAGCAGCTCGCCCAGGCCTTGGGTCTCGAAGTGCTTTGCTAGCGCCGCAATGAGCAAGGTGCTGGTGGTCAGGCGTTGCTGGCCGTCAATGACCAACAATGCTTCTTGGCTGGTTACAGAGGACAGGCCACGCTCCACATAAACAATGGAGCCGATGAAGTGTGCTTGAACCTTCTCATCGCGGCCAGCGCGCATCAGGTCAGACCAGAGTTGGCGGCACTGCGCCGCAGTCCACGAGTAGTTGCGCTGATAGATCGGGATGACGAACTGCGGAGATTTCCTGAGGAACTTGAGTAGGTTCGCTTCTGTTGCTTTCACTTCTAACCTTTAAATGTCGGTGGCGACTTGTTGGCGCTCTGCCAACAGTGCCTTGATTTCGAGATTTGCTGCCACTTGGCGAGCTATCTGCTTTTCTTTGCTAGCGGCTGAACGCAGGCTGGCGATTTGTACGTCCAAATCGCGGCAGCGATGTAATGCTGAGCGTCTAGTAACCGCTTGGGCGGGCGTTTCGGTCATGGTGAAGGACCCTGTGTATTGCATGGCCTCCCAAGCCGTCAGACAGTCCATCCAGCCCTGGTATAAGGCCAGAAAATTGGCCTGCGGCTGGCGGGGCAAGGCCAAGGCCTGCACGAAAGGGTATTTGGCCGTCAGATCAAGAGCAACTTTCACAGTGGCCGGCTCGCCGTCCAGAACCACCTTGCCGACTTCGTTCTGCGCCGAGCACTTGTGCGCCAGGGACAAGAATAGGCCCTGCGGAGCGGCAAGAAGCAACAGCACGGGGTAAGGCACGGCGCGATGCACAAGCTCGGCAAGGCGCGTGGTGTTAACAGGCTTGTTCGTTGCGTTGGCACCTTCGCCCTGGGGAGCATAGCGCGCGGTGATGGACAACACCGCCACTTCCAAGTATTCACGCTGGTCGTCGCTGTACTCGCTCACCCCCACGGTATTGGGTTTGAGGGCTGCGAGCCATTGGATCTCTTCAATGGAGTCGTTGATGAGACGCTTGTCGGCGCTGGTTGCTGCACCGTTCTCGGCCAGCATCTTTTTCGGTACGCGCTGATCCACGCGGCAAGAGGTGGGTAGGTCCAACGCCGAAACCAGCAGACTCATCACCGCCTGCGTCGTCACGCGGACGCTCCCGGTAACACCACCAAGAAAGCAGCGACCTCGAAGTCATTGCTGCCGGCGAACTCGCCCTTCATGGCATGGGTGCCGCCTGGTGAAAAAAGGCTGGCCACGGCACGTTCTTCGTTCTTCCCTACCACGGACGCCACGGCGGCGGCCAGCAGCTTCTGCGCGTGGCGCATGTCCTCACCCTGTCGGGTGTTCTTGTCGAACTTGGCGCAAGCGCCTTCGTCGGCCAGTTCACGCCCAAGGGCCAGGCGCTTGAGCCGATCCAGGATGCGCTTGGCTTGGGGGTATGGCAGCAGCACGACGCCGTCGTCACCCACGTGGGCCAGGTAGATCGGCGCTAAGGGGTAGTCGGATCGCTGACCCTTCGCTGGCACAGCACCTTCGGCCCGTAGGCAGAAGATGATGCCGGGGGTGATGTCAGCGTCAATGCTGGTGGTGACAGCGTAAGTGCCCAGCGGCAGCGTATCGAGCTGGTCTGGGTGTTCCTTAAGATACTGCGCAAGATCGATGCGAAAGTCGGTCAGCGTCACGTCGGTGATGGACACGCCGTTGCTGAGGTCTTCCATGTCGATGACCGTGTCCTGCAATTTGAGCAACTGCTTACGCCGGTACTCCAAGTCGTTCATCGGGTTGCCAGACTGCTGCTCGATGAGGTTTTCCTCGCCCGTGGCGGAGACGTCGAGCAACACCATGCGCCCGCTTACTCGCTGTTCCAGGCCGATGTATTCCTCCAGCTCCATGTTGGGCCAGAAGTTCACCAGTTGGATGCTTTGGTTGAGCGAGCCAATGCGGTCAATACGGCCGAAGCGCTGGATGATCCGTACAGGGTTCCAGTGGATGTCGTAGTTGACCAGCCAGTCACAGTCTTGAAGATTCTGGCCTTCAGAGATGCAGTCGGTGGCAACGAGCAAGTCGATTTCGCCCTCGGTCGCCATGTCGGCAGGGCGCTCTTTGGCGCGCGGTGCAAAAGCCGACAGCACGCTGCTCATGCTTTTGCGCAGGCCGGGCAAGGTGGTCTGGATGCCGGCGCTGCCGGTAATCAATCCAGCGTCGATGCCAAGAACGGTCTTGGCCCACGGTGCGAGATTGGCGTAGAGGTATTGCGCAGTGTCTGAGAACGCGGTGAAGACGATGATCTTGCGATTGCCAGCGTTGATGGGATGGCGACACTTTTGCTCAATCATGTCCCGTAGTTTGGCCAGCTTGGCATCGCGCGCCGCGTCTACCTGCTGGGCCGCCGCAAGCAGCGTCGCCAGGCGGTTGCGGTCTTCAATGAGGTCTTGCTTCCACCGGAGGAGGTCCACATCGCTGAGGAGCACCTTGACCTTGCGCCCGACCAACAGGGACTCAAAGGCCGGGTCGTCGATGTCCACGTCAGCGATGTCAATTTCCTCGATGCTTTCGTCGTGAGCCTCGATGTGGGCTAACACGGCTTCAACGTCCTTGAGCTGCCGCTGCACGGTCAGCGAGAACGAGGACACTGCGCTTTCCATGCGTTTGAGCACGTTGACCCGCAGCAAGTGGATCAAGCTCTCTTCGCGGTCTGCCTGGCGGAAGAAGCTCTCGCCGCCACGAATTTCGGTGCTGTACTTGGCGTCGTAGGCTGCCTGCTTGTCTTGTAGCACGTAGCGTAGCGGCGCATAGCTGGCTAGGTTTAGGCGCCGAATTTCGAGATTGATGTCTTTGATGGCGTGAAACTTACCCGCCAGGTCGACGTCGGCCTTGATGTTGATGGGTGGCAGGCGACCCGGGAACTTACCCGTCTCAGCCGTGCCGTAATACTTCTCGATGTGCCGGCGCGACCGCGCAATGGTCAGGTGATCCAGCAGCGTGAAGTAATCGAAACCCAGCATCTCGATCAAGTGGCCTGGTGTGCGCTCGGCCTCGTCCAGTACCAGCCAGCGGTTGAACTGGATTTGTGCCTTGCGGGTGGTCTGTTCGATGCTGTCGATGCCGTGTTCCGCCAGGGCGGTGTCGTCGCCCTCGGTGACGAAGGCGATCTGGTTCTTCAGGTCGGCCAGGCGGTTGTTCACAGGCGTGGCCGATAACATCAGCACACGCGTCTTGACGCCTTCCTTGATGATCTTGCGCATGAGCCGGTCATACCGGGTCTCGGTGCCCTGGCGTGGCGACTTCTTATTGCGAAAGTTGTGCGACTCATCAATGACCACGAGGTCATAGTTGCCCCAACTTACATGGCTCAGGTCGATGTCACCGGATGTGCCGCTATCACGCGACAGGTCAGTGTGGTTCAGCACGTCGTAGTTGAACCGGTCAGCCGCTAATACGTTGCGCTTGTCATTCGCCTTGTAGAGCGTCCAGTTATCGCGCAGGCGCTTGGGGGCCAGCACTAGCACGCGGTCGTTGCGCAGCTCATGGTATTTGATGACGGCCAGGGCTTCGAAGGTTTTTCCCAGTCCCACGCTATCCGCAATGATGCAGCCGCCGAAGCGGGCCAGCTTGTCGATGGCACCGACAACACCATCACGTTGAAACTTGAACAGCTTCTTCCAAATCACGGTGTTGCGAATACCGGTGGCCGATTTGACGATGCGCTCTTCATCCATCTCGTCATCCCTGTTGCCGAACAGGTGGTTCAGGATCAAGGCATAGAGCGTGAACGGTGCATGGTGCTGGCCCATGCCCTGCAGGGCTTCAATCAGGGCTGGCCGGCTATCGGGCTGCGCCTGCAGTGTTGCCCATTGCTGTTCAAGCCAGAGAGCCAGCTGTGCAGCCTCGTGAGCAGACTCGGACGCCTGAATCAGGCTCAATGGGTTGCCGGGAGTCAAACCCAGTCCGTCCGTACTGAACGCGAACGAACCCAACACCACCTGGTCGGCCGTGCCATCCGGCGCGCGCATAACGACGGCACCCTGTGGCACACGGCTGTGTGCCCGGCGCAGTTCGACTTTGTCGTTAAGCCACTTAGCGCACTGGTTGGCCAGCCACCGAGCTTGCAGCTGATTGCGCGTGGCACGGTCACCTTCACCACCGAGGAAGTCAAGTTCGTCATCGGCTGACGGCAGGATGAGCTGCACCCGCTCCAGCTTGGCCAATGCATCACGCAGTTCTGCGAAAGCGAACAGCGAAAACGACGGGGTGACGCATCCGAGCTGGTGCCCGGGCTTCAAATGGGGCTGAATCAGGTCGATGACACGGTCTGAGCCGCTGTTGTGGATGAGCCTCATGCTTTGTTTCGCCCTGTTTCTGCGCTTGCTTTACCTGCTGAGACAGTCGCTGTGCGCTGATTCAGACACTGATAGTGAACCCTGTCCTCCACAGGTATGACGCTATCGGCTTTATTGCTCATATGGACGCGCAGCTCGTTGAGTTGGAAAAAATGTAAGCAAGTACATCATAGGCGGTCCATTCATGGGTCCGGCAGAGCCATTCTCTACAAAAGCACTTCATCAGCAACATTGCGCAGATCTCGACCGTGTACTGCACTTACCGGCAACCGCCTATCCTGCAATAGACCACCTCCCTTCAATTTCTTGGTCATGACCAAGCGTTGGAAGGGTTCGCTTGAACTCATGCGTGCAGCGGAGTCCGGCAAGCGGATGCGATGTGCGATAGCGTTTGGATCACATGAATTGGAGGCACTGATGAGCGAATACGACAAGTGTTATCGGCGCAGGTTTTCGGATGATGGCGGAGAGTACCTGCTGATGCCTCGTGATGATGATTTTTCAGGCTTCCCAGAGCTTACCGATGTGCCCACTCGCGTTGTCCTATCCACACCCTTGCATGCGGAATCGACGCCCGTAGCAGAGACCTCGACAGAAGTCGAAAACATGGTCGACGCGTTCTTTGCATTCATCGCCGCCAAGGGGAATAAAGCCCTCTGATGTCAGGGGTGCAGCCGACGGGGTGCCTTGCTTTCGGCTGCCTTTGACTGCGCCTGAATGAAGGCTGAGGCCGTTGCAGGGACATCAAGGATGTGGTTTCGCCCAAGTCGTCGCCCGTTCAATGCTCGCCGATGTTCAACCCGTGCTGCATGGCAACGTATTCTCACATTAGGTCTACTCCTGGCTCACCCTGTCGAAAATCGCTTAGGCGTGACGTAATACAGCGATGGCCCTAAAGGCCATCACTTGATCCCATAAATCCTGGCGCGCCGGGTGAAGGCTTCCCGCGCGCCCTCCAAAACCTTGCATGCGGCATCCCGCGCATCGGTATCGTCGATTGAGCCGCGAGCCACAATCTTGCTGTGATCACTGTTGCTCTTGAAGACGATCAGTTGTTCGGCATCACCGAGGACAGCAATATTCGCGTTGTGCGTGACGATGATTACCTGCCTTCGTTCTTTCGCACGACGAAGTACTGGCACAAAAGTGTGAAAGATGAATTCACTGTCTAGGTTATCCTCCGGCTGATCGATGATCAGTGGGCGCTTGCTATCCGAGGATAGGATCAGTGCGAGCAAAACCGATTGCTGCTGGCCAAGCGAGAGCTGGGAAAAATCGCGCTGCGCATAGCGGACGTTCGCCCCATCTCCGACGCGTCGTGTTACGGTCAACCTCGGCAGGTCGTCGACATGGCATTGTTCCAGCGCCGCACGAATCGACGGTTCGCTGAGCTTCTCCAGAATTTCTTTGGCGTCCGCATTCGAAAACGGCTGAACATCGTCTTCGATTTTGATCGATGTCAGTGGCGAAACTTGGGATTTCGCAATAGCGCCGAGCAGACCTTGCACCGTCAGCTTTTCGACAATGACACGCGCCTTATAGTGATTGACCGTTCGCCAGCTCAATGCAGATGCAATGATGCCCACCGCCTCTTCGGAAAATCCGCTTTCCACGTATTGCAATTTCACCTGCAAGTCCGAGAGCACCTCCGCGAGCGCGCGCGACGCCTTGATTGCATAGGCCTGTCGCAGTGTTGCAACTGTCCTACGAGACTGCCATCGCTTCCCAAGGGTTGTCGCATACTGGCTATGCAGAGCCTTCAAGTGGGGCTCCCACGTCTTGAGGGTTGTTAGCAGTTTCTCCTGCTTCGCTTCTTCCGCCGTCAGCTTCATGACGTGCGACATATCTAGCTTGACGCCTTGTGCCTCCAGCTCGACCCGCTTTGCCTCAATATCTTCGCGAATCGGACGTTCGTTGGTCATCCACTTGGTGACCGATGACGTCACTGCGGTGTTAAGTTTTGCATACGCTGCGGCGATAGTTACCTGCGCCTCCTTGACCGCTATAGCGAATTTGTCCAGCGCTGAGACGATATCCGTCGCCTCGTTACGTCCTGTGACGATATCAACGGCATTGACAATCGACCGAAGGGCTGCTCCCGTCTCCATGAGCGACGCATCCTCGACTAATTCCTTCAGCTCGCCCAGCTTCTCCTTCAGTTGTTCGCGCTTTGCCTTTTCGATTTCCAGGCTGCGCTGCAGCTTGATCACTTCAGCGCCTTTTGCAGCCTCGAAAAATTTCAACTGCTGCTGCACCACGTTCAATGAACGCTGCGTCTGCGGGATGGCTGCTACGTTCTTTTCTGCCTCGACAATCTTGATACGCTGCGCCTTTAAGTTGCCCCGGATCAGATGCTCCTCCCCGATCGCGTCGTTAACTCCTGTAAAGGTGTCAAGGTACTTCATAAGCGCGAGCGGATCCCCCTTGGCTTGCTCGCGAACGCGGGCCGCTTCACCCTGTCCAAAACAGTCGAGTTCGAATTCGATTGGCCCATCTAGTGGAACATCGAGGTTTGCCAACTTTCCCCCGATTGCTCTCGACAACGAGTGCTGTTGGCCGGCCTCGTCCTGCCAAAACAGGTGTAACTGATGAGGCCATACCTCTGAATCGACGACCTCTGCACCGGATTCGGTGCCTGTAAGGCAGCGCACCGCCTCAAATGTCGTGGACTTGCCAGTTCCACGACCGCCAATAATGCAGTTCAGGTTACGGCTGAAATGAATGCTCTGCCCTGTCAGAAAGCCACCTCCTATCTTCATTCCCAGAATGAACGGCGTCGCGGCAGGTACCTCATCTTCCAGGCGAATACGGGAGTCCCCCTCTTCCAGCGCATGGCGCAACCCATCAAACGAAGGGCTCGCCATCTTGTAGCGGGTGAGCTTGCGATCCTGACTGGCGTTGCGGCCGAGGGCAGTCACCGTGTGAGAGTCGGAACTAAGGATGCGCGCCAGATACTGGCGCTCTCCTAAACCCAGCCGTTCAATACGCTGCCGACCAATATTCGCTCGCACCTGATCTGGGTCATCCGGCGCATATCGTACCGGCGACGCCGCGCTGCTGAGTTCGATCCCGAGCAAGGCATCGTGACAGATGATGTCCATCTTGTGGGGTGAGCCACCAGGGTAGTTAGTTTCCAACCCGTTACCGCCGTCAACGTGAGCTAGAACACAAAAGCCGCCTAAGCTTTTCGCTATATCAAGACATGCATGCATTGAATTACGGCAGCGACTGTTGGGAAGTCCGCGATCAGCGAGGTCAAGGCGACCGTGAAACTGGGTTAAAGCTGCCACCGAGGGAAAATAACAGAGCAAATGTCCTTCGGGTGTGGATAGCTCAACGGCAGGAATAACAAGAACGCCAACGGCATTCCCTGCTGTCACTGCGGCCTGGACATTCCCGATCTCGTTGTGGTCGGCAATCGCGATGATCCGGAGGCTCTCCTGCACCGCTGTATCAACGATGGCTTGAGGCGTCATGGCCTTGTCATTGACATCGTGGGACGCAGGATAGGAGTGGATATGGAGGTCGCCCCGGTAAAAATGCGCACCGTCAGACTCCTCCAGACATTCTTTCAATTTCTCTGCCATGCTAATTTACCTTATATGCGGCATCGACAACCCCGTCATGCGCGGATCGTCTACGTCGTATCGAGTCTAGGTGAGATATTTATGAACCG is a genomic window containing:
- a CDS encoding TrlF family AAA-like ATPase produces the protein MAEKLKECLEESDGAHFYRGDLHIHSYPASHDVNDKAMTPQAIVDTAVQESLRIIAIADHNEIGNVQAAVTAGNAVGVLVIPAVELSTPEGHLLCYFPSVAALTQFHGRLDLADRGLPNSRCRNSMHACLDIAKSLGGFCVLAHVDGGNGLETNYPGGSPHKMDIICHDALLGIELSSAASPVRYAPDDPDQVRANIGRQRIERLGLGERQYLARILSSDSHTVTALGRNASQDRKLTRYKMASPSFDGLRHALEEGDSRIRLEDEVPAATPFILGMKIGGGFLTGQSIHFSRNLNCIIGGRGTGKSTTFEAVRCLTGTESGAEVVDSEVWPHQLHLFWQDEAGQQHSLSRAIGGKLANLDVPLDGPIEFELDCFGQGEAARVREQAKGDPLALMKYLDTFTGVNDAIGEEHLIRGNLKAQRIKIVEAEKNVAAIPQTQRSLNVVQQQLKFFEAAKGAEVIKLQRSLEIEKAKREQLKEKLGELKELVEDASLMETGAALRSIVNAVDIVTGRNEATDIVSALDKFAIAVKEAQVTIAAAYAKLNTAVTSSVTKWMTNERPIREDIEAKRVELEAQGVKLDMSHVMKLTAEEAKQEKLLTTLKTWEPHLKALHSQYATTLGKRWQSRRTVATLRQAYAIKASRALAEVLSDLQVKLQYVESGFSEEAVGIIASALSWRTVNHYKARVIVEKLTVQGLLGAIAKSQVSPLTSIKIEDDVQPFSNADAKEILEKLSEPSIRAALEQCHVDDLPRLTVTRRVGDGANVRYAQRDFSQLSLGQQQSVLLALILSSDSKRPLIIDQPEDNLDSEFIFHTFVPVLRRAKERRQVIIVTHNANIAVLGDAEQLIVFKSNSDHSKIVARGSIDDTDARDAACKVLEGAREAFTRRARIYGIK